The Alosa sapidissima isolate fAloSap1 chromosome 12, fAloSap1.pri, whole genome shotgun sequence nucleotide sequence CCGTTTCTGAAAGACGAGAGTccattttctcctctcttctccctgttAGCAGAGCTCAACTACTatcattaacccttaaaggagtaccggaatgttgagaaatgaacattctaaagaatatctgggttcattgaattcaacatagaattttagaaccttcaattgttgcggaacttagaatgttcaaaaacctacacctttaagggttaataacGGATGGTTTGCACTAATTGCCACGGAAAGGTTCCCGGGGAGTTGGTCAGAATGTGTCACCGTGAAAGCTTCCCATTAAGACACCACTACATCTCACCAGACGAAACCAAAATTAGAACTCTAAAGACCCAGAAAGTGGAGACTCCCTGCTGCCTCAGCTTAAAACGTGTCAGGTTTATCTGGGTTATTGGCAGTTAAGAAAGGACTTATTCCATCCAACTAGAAAATGCCTGACAACACTTTTGCAATACAATTACAGAAGGGAatttctcacctctttatgagAACTCCGCTCAGTTGGGCCCGGTAGCCTGATCAGTTCTCCCCCATATGCAAGATAATTTGTACTGACTGCTTTGTAATTTAAGGTAATTACTACTCAAACTATCCACGCACATGTTGCCATTTGTGTTGGATACCTTGGCAACACCAATAGTGAGCTGAACTATTTTAACAGGCTCTTGAAATACGTCTGATGAACTGCATAAGTAAATACATTGTCATCGGCTCGCGCGTGCCATACCTGTTATATTTTAGGAATGCAGCTGAGGGGGAGGTGGGATGGATGTGTGGGGGTGTCATCAGAGGAACGCTGAGATGCCAACGCCTGGAGGGAAAATCCAAATGTCACTGACCACACAGCTCAACCCAGGAGACCGATGGAAAATGTGTTATTTAAAGGCCGCATCCTGTGGTGTTGTCTCTGGTATTTTTCCACTCCTGTAAGAGTTATTTTAAAAAGTTTGGGCCGAGGGTGCCATGTCTCCCAGTGTGTCCCTGACTCGTTTTGGAGGGAGCGCTTGACAGTGACGGAAGGTTCACCCTCTCTCACGCTACACGTGTCCCCGGAGGGATGGGACTTCAGCATGGCAGACGAGCTGAGGTCACCGTCTAACTGTCTCCATGTCttaatgtctgtctgtttctctctctgatctCTTCCAGGCTTTCTCTCTTGTAGTCTTGCctctatccctctgtctctcagcctgatgcaccccccccccccccctctctagtCTAAATACCCTTTCTTGATTCTCTTGTTCACTTCTTCACATTCTGCCTAGCTCTGCCAGCCTTGCTCTCTTGCCTATCCTGTCTGACTTTATTTCACCCCGTTGCACCATCCGACTATCCCACTGACTTCCTGTTCCCCTGTccatctccgtctctctctctcccttgcttctCATCTTTCTAGGCTTTTCCTCTGAAGTCAATCAGCAAAAAGCAGCCCACAGTCCTGGTGGTTTGTGGCCCTGAGCAGAATGGCTCGGTCGGCCTTGTGTGTGCCCGACACCTGCGTATATTTGTAAGTACTGCAGCAACAAAAGATCTCTATACTGTAGGAAACACAGGGGAAATAGCAGTGACCTCAGGGTCGACTTAGATGCGTCCTTCTGAAATATGAAGTATTGCACGCTCAGTGAGTTCTCTCCTTTGGGGACTCTTTGTAACTGTGTTATAGGAACGCTAACCGTGACTCGGCGCTTCTCACGGTGAAGTGCTCTTTctctgaagagaaaaaaacaccttCACAGTTGCAAGAGCATTTCTTTGGAACCAAACGTTCCTACAACTTCACCATATGTGTCCAAAATGCCAGATTTATGGAGCATCAATAGCTAACTATTAAAAACATATTGATGAAATCTGTTAAAGTCATAGAGGCACTCTCTGAAGGGCTCAAGGCTGGGCTTGGGGTCAATGGCGGGGTACCACATTACACTGTCGGATTCATGgaatgcattaaacattttcACATACTGTGGCCCTCTTTGATCTAAAGACAAATCAAATGTTGACCACTGCTATTCTCTTTTTATTTTAGTAGTCCACGAAGAGTGATTGCATAatggcagtaatgtcctgatcGTTAAATTGAATCTTGCATAGTAATGTTTCTTTCCGGAATTCATATTTCCATAATTTCTATGAAAACGATTCTGACATGAAATCTGCGTGATCATTTCATCCGTTGTACCCTACCTTcactgtttatgtatgtatgaaaaTAAACTGAGCATAGATGAGCATTTCCCCCAAGCTCTTCCACCAGGCCTATTAAACTGTTAATTCCAACTGTCCATGTTATTATGAGAGCCTTTTAATATGCATCAGTGCCCTGTGCAAATCTTCTGTTTTACTCCTCAGAGAAAAATAAGGAAGGAAGGTCGGAATATCTTAGCTACCTTAGGAGGGCAGGAGGAATAGCCTAGCAAATGTACCCAGTCCTTCAGTCATTGAGCACCATTACCTTAGCTCCCCTTTGGCCTGCTGAAAAGCCCCAGTCATCAAGCCTCTCTTCTTCTTCGCCCACTCTAACAGGAGTATGAGCCAACAATCTACTATCCAAAGCGTTCCTCACACAGCGTGCACCAGGATTTCACCGTTCAGTGCGAAAAGATGGACATCCCATTTCTGTCCTACCTGCCCACTGAGGTGAGACACATGGACACGCCAGAGCTTTCAACAGCTGTTACGTAAGCCTGGAATGTATACTGATACATCTTGTTCCAATTTGCAGGTCCAGTTGATAAATGATGCCTACAACTTGGTAATTGATGCAACCCTGGGTCCAGAAAGTGACCCCAAAGATATCAAGGAGCCTTACTCCAGTATCCTGGTGACCTTGAAACAGGTCAAAATACCGATAGCCAGTGTTGATGTGCCCTTAGGTATGCTAAGCTCTCCAGATTTGTTTACAGGCTCATATTATATTCTCATATTCGAATTACAGTTCGCATCACTATTGACTTTTTGTACAGTTAAAATTCACATGAAAGTGATCTAATGTATCTTTCCATGTACACTGTTTTTGTGTATGCATTTGAATGAGTATAGTGATTAAAAGTGCCTTTACCCTACAGGTTGGGATGCTGATGAGGCCGATAAGGAGGGAATCAGCCCTGAAGTGCTTATATCTCTTGTGGCCCCCAAAAAGTGTGCCACTAATTTCTCTGGGAAGCACTTTCTGGCAGGACGCTTCCTTCCTTatgacatacagaaaaaatatgAACTCAATCTCCCAGAATTCCCTGAGACAGAGTGTCTTATAGAACTGTAATACATGCACATAAATATGAATATTTTCGATACACAATTAAGGATCGTATATacttgttttgtattttatagATTCTGCATTGGTTCTCTAAAGAATAGGTTATCTTGCCCAAGTGAGAATGTGATTTTTTTTGGCCACTTGCTCCAgaagtaatgttttaaaatgttttagaaTCAGAATCTGTGGTTAGTCTGAGTTGTGCAATGTTTCTTGGAAAACTGTTGCAGGGTTGTTCCCCTGTTCCCCTTTTCTGCGccttcaaaaacaaaacagtccactgtttttttttctcttgatgAAAACTGCCTTTCCCTAGAACCAACTTTTCAAACATCAGCTAGCATTTCACAACACTTTCAGTGACTACTGTACCTCATGCTGAAGCTGTCTGATCTTAAACTCAGTTTGCTGTTGTCCATATGTGCACAAAATTAGTGACTTTTTTCCAGAGAACTGCACTTCCTCACTTCATTAATCCTTCATGTTATTCAGATGTTATAAACTACCATGGTGGAATGTATAAAAGTAGTCTGGTTAGGACCATTTTACACAGCTGCAATGCCTTCACTCAGGCCAGCTCAAAGGTGGAAGGTATACTCAGTCAAAAGCCTCACTGGAGACGTGCCACCGGTATGTTCCAGGGTGGAGCTCAACAACAAATTACTTTCTCTTGCAAGCCTTTTGGATGTGATTCTTCTTTGTTGTATTTAGCTCCTCCTGTTTTTTGTCtgtcatgtatttatttatttatttacaaaatgctGGTGAGAATATTTTCAGTATGTGAATGGCACCCCTTTGATATTTACTGTCTGTGGATAGATGAATGttacttttttcctttttaaaacTACTGTATCTCTTTAGTTCAATGGATGTTTTTGCTCATGAACAGTTAGTATTTCCCAATCAAATAAAATTTCTCACTTTAAATTAAGAATTGGTTTTGATTTGTCATGAATTCCCAAATGGTGGAAGCCCGTGTCTCAAAGCACTTTCTCAGTTATCAACTGTGAAATTACCAATTTTAGTGTCCCGGCTCTTCTAACATCTTCTGCATTTTGACCATAACAGCAAACCACTGGAAAGCGCTGGCAAACGACTAAGGACAAACTAAATGAGTCGGTCCCCAGACATGTAATAAGCCTGGTCCTGGATCGAACTGAATTTGGCTTTCAATGGTGAATTTCCATTCAAAACACACTTCGGTCACGGGCTCTGCTCAGCAAGTCTGGGAAAAAAGCCCTATAAGGTATTAGTAATTGGTCACATACTCATGCTCAATAACGACATTCAGTCCATGGCCCACTTACTGTCAGCATAATAACTAGTATCCAGGTTTAAAATGCTTTGCCAGACCGGCATTGTAGTTTTTTCAGGTTGGGAGGGGCATTCTCTCACTTCATTTGATCCACCAGTAAAAACTCCTCATCTCTTCTTCTGACCTTCTGACAAACTCATTTAGGTCACCTGGAATTGGAAGACATTTGGATTCCTCAATGCAGTTTAGACTGGAGAAGCTGCTGAGCTGCCTGAATTGAAAACCTACAGGCACAAATTTATCTCATGTATTTATTGAATGTTGACGTGTCCCCTGTCTGAACATTCTATTTTTGATTATCCAAAAGCAGATTTCAATAAAGCATAGAGAGCAACTGAATGCTTACTGTTTACAGGAAGTCATTACGGTTTTATGAAAAACATTTGTGTCATTAAGGTTACTAATGAAGCGTGTGCGGACGATAACTGGTCATGCTGTTTCACAAGCGAACTTGGCTGTTTTGCTCAGTGGCATGCCACATGACGCCACTTCCCTCTATTGCAATGGAGCATCATATATAATCAACATTCATGCAGCTAGAAAACAGAACCGTCAGTGGACCATATGTACAGACTTGGGATCCATAAATACAGACCATAATACACTGGTAAACATACAGGGGGTGTTCTGCAGCTCAAATAATAGAAAACAATGAAGTGAACTTTTCTACAGTTGAAATTAACAAAAGCCAAATCATATTGATCTGTAATAACTGAACATCCAGCATCCAAGAGATGACTGTAGGACACAATCTGACCTCATAAAACTCACTGGTGGCTTTTCATCGTTTTATCATTTCTTCTTGTTACAGTCATAGAGTGAACTTTTCCACACCTGTTCAGAAACTTAAGAAACGGAGTTAGCGGTCAAAAGTCACCAGGCCACAGGAGGACAATAAAATGTATGAAGCCTTATCCCcactaaaaaacaaacaaggcttTATTTTTAGGCACTGAGCATCCAGCTCCTCATAATAGTCTCTTTAgtggggtgagggggtgggatgggggatAGGGGTTGATAAACGGGACACAGATGTTAAAGTGTATTGGCCAATGGTAAGGAGAAGTGGGCTGGATTGGAGCAGACTCCACAGGTCCGGCCTTTTAAAACTACTCTGAGAAACATTTAAAACTCATAAGACAGTACTTAAAGGCAAAGCAGCAAGGACACTTCTTTATGAACTTATTTGTCAAAGTCTTTATATTCTCTCAACCAGAAGTCATTTTTTCAAATAAGTAGAAAAAAAGATATTCAAGCAAATTCTCAGGAGAGTGGCACCATGTGGGACTTAAAGATGGTGACCTTACTTCTGCCCTTTCTTTTTGCTACCTGCTTTGCCCAAGGTAAGTGGATAACATGTTTTTTGTCAAATTGAAATCTGCTAATTGTTTGTAGTATGGTAATAACTGACTCTAGAGATGTAATCCACCTGATGTTTTTCCATCTGAAGTATTTCAATTTCAGCCATGCAGTTGACCCCATCCCTTTTGGCTTGGTGGATGTTTTTTTCATCCACAGTAATGCATTAACAAGAGTAAAAACATACCATAACATACcataatatgtttttttcattattaggGAAAGAATAGTTCCACCTGATCACATTCAAACAATCATGTGATTTGCTGCATTGTGATTGTATTGTTTTAAAAGCAAGTCTCGTGTCTTAAAAATCTCTCTATCTtttaaagttttgaaatttTAAATGTGGATTCTTGTTTCCAGAAGTAGAGGGATGATTAGCATTGGATCATCAGATATGATGGACTAAGATATGCAGCATTGCTATTTTTACTGAATGAAACCTTGTGATTttacataataataaaagtttATGAATGTGGAAGGGATTGTCGACCTTGTGGAACTTCTATTGTTCCAACTTGACAGAAACTGTAGAGCTTGGATTAATTCAGAATAAATTGCCCTTTATTGAATGGTACTGTATATATTGGAGAataatttcatatttcatatattttagTAGTATGTGAAACAAAACAGATATTTTGATATTAATTTTTCTCTCCAGTGTCCTTCTCCCTTCCCACCTCTCACCTTCCCTGCCCCTCCCctcctatctgtgtgtgtgtgtgtgtgtgtgtgtctctctctctctgccatctgTAATGCCCTCATGTTCTCTCACTGTTCCCTCAAGAATTTATTGCTTGTCTACCCGTTTGAGGAGACAGCTGTTCCCCGATGTGCTACACAAGTGAAACAGAAAATTGAGTCTGACAAGGCCCAAGTTAAGTCAAAGGATACGGATGGCTTTCTTAAAAAGCCAGATGCCCCTGGTCGTTTGGTAATGAGTGGCAGACTGGTGCGCCCAGTGCCAGCCTTGCCAACGCAAATGAGCAAGGCATTCAAGCCTGCCAAAGTAAATGCCGTCCCTTCTCTCTAATCTGCCCTCTGTTCCCCCGGCTAATTCTCCAGATGCTTATCTTAAGAGGAGTTCAGCTGGAGAATGTTGTCCCGGGGGGAGCAGAAGTTTATCTCAGGATGGACTAATGAaaatggaagagaaaatgggATCAAAGTAAATGGGAAAAACAAATATGGTGGTAATGGTATCAGGGCTCGTCAAGGTACACCCAGTTCACAGACTGTTGCAATTCCTGAATGGGATAAACACTCGAGCGTTCGAGCGCAACTGGACGTTTTGGGGTACTCTGGAGAGACTCAGAAAGGTTAAATGGGGCAGTcactcaaagaaaaaaaaaaaattctaaatGTCAATTAAATTCCAAACACATTAAGACATGAACAACTTCTAGGTTGATTTGCGTCTCCCTTCAACGCCAGTGAAGAAAAGTCTAGTGAGGAAAATGGGGCACATATGGGTCTGAGTCAGATGGGGAGGCTGTGGAATGTTCGGTCGGTGGCGAATCCAGCCTTGGAcacaatcagagagagagaggggagcatCTACCAGACCCGCCTGTTAAAGCACACCTCCATCAGGGGAAGTGCCAAGCACAGAAAACAGCTTCCACATGTCTGGGAAagggtggcacacacacacacacacacacacacacacacacacacaggtctgagtATTCATTAACCCATAATTGGTGGAAATGAGCTTTTGGACAACTAGAACACTATTTAAAAGTTTgtaacaaagaaaagaaaaaaatagctGCTATAGAACTCCCAGTAAGCCCTGGATCAATGAGAGATATTTGAACAGAATTCTTGCTTCTGTTTTAGCACTCAGTTATTAGACTTACGTCCTGCGCCACGTCATGCCTGCAGAAACACTGTAACACTCAATGAACTTCAAGTTTATTCAAGTTACATAATGCATAGATGTTTTCCCCTTGTAAGTGTCTGGAATATTTAAAACAACTCCCAGACCTGTTGAAAAGCCCATGTCACTGCCAGCTAAAATCTGGCTAGGATATTTGTCCAATCTGACAGCTCTTTGTTATTGGAAGCCTCCATTTTTTCCTGCCTTTTATAAGCTTCTGGCACAGACAACATATGCACACTCTGTCTCATGAATGCTCTAATGCAAAAGGGAATGCCTTCCAAAAGGCTCACATTATAAATAGAATGCATGGATTATTGGTTCCTCAAATGTGTCTTGTTAGCGAGCCTGTTTAAAGCAGGAAGTGACTGCAAAAAGTGACCAAAATAAAAATGCATTAGAAGGAACACCATGATGCCCACCCCcccaaagaaagagaaaagtgtGAGATATTATTCTGGCAAACGTTTGACATGGAAATGGTAGTAAACGCTCATCATGGCCTCTTGTCAGAGCCTTTGTTCCACCCTGCTTCACTGAGGGCCAGCTTATCATTCCTGAGCAGGGAAAACGAGCAGGCAGTTTTTAGAGGTGCACATACTTCTCAGTTCTCGCTAACTTATTGTTTCCACCGCATTCGATATTTTGGACTCACGCACATGTTGTAGTGTCTTGTTACAACCTGAATTCCTCTGCTCTGAGGTGAGGAGGACAAGGATACATCCATGTTTTTGTGCTTGTTTGATCCATGCCAAGCAGAGACAATGATCTACTACTGTATATTTAGTCACGTTTCTCCTAATGAAGACATGGATAGGTGTCAAGCACCCATTCTGCTAAGAATATAGTTCCAAATATGTGCTCTGACAGCTGTATGCACGTTGTCAGTCCAACA carries:
- the yjefn3 gene encoding yjeF N-terminal domain-containing 3 isoform X2, whose translation is MTDKMNHSSNEPEVETTEPLHFLSKVEASAIETELLRDYRFGQQQLIEIWGYACAIAITKAFPLKSISKKQPTVLVVCGPEQNGSVGLVCARHLRIFEYEPTIYYPKRSSHSVHQDFTVQCEKMDIPFLSYLPTEVQLINDAYNLVIDATLGPESDPKDIKEPYSSILVTLKQVKIPIASVDVPLGWDADEADKEGISPEVLISLVAPKKCATNFSGKHFLAGRFLPYDIQKKYELNLPEFPETECLIEL
- the yjefn3 gene encoding yjeF N-terminal domain-containing 3 isoform X1, which codes for MPNERYWIVGLPHGLAYILDLCLLILQTTDKMNHSSNEPEVETTEPLHFLSKVEASAIETELLRDYRFGQQQLIEIWGYACAIAITKAFPLKSISKKQPTVLVVCGPEQNGSVGLVCARHLRIFEYEPTIYYPKRSSHSVHQDFTVQCEKMDIPFLSYLPTEVQLINDAYNLVIDATLGPESDPKDIKEPYSSILVTLKQVKIPIASVDVPLGWDADEADKEGISPEVLISLVAPKKCATNFSGKHFLAGRFLPYDIQKKYELNLPEFPETECLIEL
- the yjefn3 gene encoding yjeF N-terminal domain-containing 3 isoform X3, whose product is MNHSSNEPEVETTEPLHFLSKVEASAIETELLRDYRFGQQQLIEIWGYACAIAITKAFPLKSISKKQPTVLVVCGPEQNGSVGLVCARHLRIFEYEPTIYYPKRSSHSVHQDFTVQCEKMDIPFLSYLPTEVQLINDAYNLVIDATLGPESDPKDIKEPYSSILVTLKQVKIPIASVDVPLGWDADEADKEGISPEVLISLVAPKKCATNFSGKHFLAGRFLPYDIQKKYELNLPEFPETECLIEL
- the yjefn3 gene encoding yjeF N-terminal domain-containing 3 isoform X4 — translated: MPNERYWIVGLPHGLAYILDLCLLILQTTDKMNHSSNEPEVETTEPLHFLSKVEASAIETELLRDYRFGQQQLIEIWGYACAIAITKEYEPTIYYPKRSSHSVHQDFTVQCEKMDIPFLSYLPTEVQLINDAYNLVIDATLGPESDPKDIKEPYSSILVTLKQVKIPIASVDVPLGWDADEADKEGISPEVLISLVAPKKCATNFSGKHFLAGRFLPYDIQKKYELNLPEFPETECLIEL